A region of Vigna radiata var. radiata cultivar VC1973A chromosome 10, Vradiata_ver6, whole genome shotgun sequence DNA encodes the following proteins:
- the LOC106774715 gene encoding transcription factor MYC2-like — translation MKGKIREFIDSASSSVVSNTNALQQRLQFILQNCHERWVYAIFWQATKDSDSRLTLEYGDGLFMGGKGREGTEVRMSEEQTRNHVNDIEWFYRVSQTRSYAAGDGVVGCAFGSGVDVWLSGVKQFEVNECDERVGEARRHGIQTLVCVSVARGILELGSDEVLKLDYGVLQMVKSVMEERQSGSENPVSKQWVVPGKEEERERRRELEGSSTDSSGPSDHDAEGNNNNVPMMGRRAGRVREPLPVNHVEAERQRREKLNQRFYALRSAVPNVSKMDKASLLSDAVDYINELKVKIGSLQAAFQAKQEAPAEQVQPQHIPAPSSATTDMRVEVQILGSEAMIRVQSLNVNHPSARLMDALRDVNLQVLHATISNIKEMMLQDVVVRVPHDLTTQEALQTAIMHRL, via the coding sequence ATGAAAGGGAAGATAAGAGAATTTATAGATTCGGCATCCTCATCGGTGGTCTCAAACACAAACGCGCTTCAGCAGCGCCTCCAGTTCATTCTGCAGAACTGTCATGAGAGGTGGGTGTATGCCATATTCTGGCAAGCCACCAAAGACAGCGACTCCCGTCTCACACTGGAATATGGGGACGGCTTATTCATGGGCGGAAAGGGAAGAGAGGGAACGGAAGTCAGAATGTCGGAGGAGCAAACGAGAAACCACGTGAACGACATCGAATGGTTCTACAGGGTGTCGCAAACTCGATCGTATGCCGCTGGGGACGGTGTGGTGGGGTGTGCCTTCGGGTCGGGGGTGGATGTTTGGTTGAGCGGAGTGAAGCAGTTTGAAGTGAACGAGTGTGACGAGAGAGTGGGGGAAGCAAGGAGGCATGGGATCCAGACATTAGTGTGCGTGTCGGTGGCACGAGGGATCCTTGAGCTGGGTTCGGATGAGGTTCTAAAGCTGGATTATGGGGTTCTGCAAATGGTGAAATCGGTGATGGAGGAGCGGCAGAGTGGGAGTGAGAATCCGGTGAGCAAGCAGTGGGTGGTTCCCGGGaaggaggaagaaagagagaggagAAGAGAGTTGGAGGGATCGTCGACGGACTCTTCAGGGCCTTCTGATCACGATGCGgaaggcaacaacaacaatgtTCCCATGATGGGAAGAAGGGCGGGGAGGGTACGTGAGCCGCTTCCCGTAAATCACGTAGAGGCCGAGAGGCAGCGGCGAGAGAAGCTGAATCAGAGATTCTATGCTCTTCGCTCCGCTGTCCCAAACGTGTCCAAGATGGACAAGGCCTCCCTGCTTTCGGACGCCGTTGATTATATCAATGAACTGAAGGTCAAAATCGGCAGCCTCCAGGCTGCTTTCCAGGCGAAGCAGGAAGCTCCGGCAGAGCAGGTCCAACCCCAACACATTCCGGCACCCTCCTCTGCAACTACTGACATGAGAGTGGAAGTTCAGATCTTGGGGTCCGAGGCCATGATAAGGGTCCAGAGCCTGAACGTTAACCACCCCTCTGCTCGGCTCATGGATGCTCTCAGGGACGTCAATTTGCAAGTTCTGCATGCCACAATCTCCAACATCAAAGAGATGATGCTGCAAGACGTCGTCGTCAGAGTTCCCCATGACCTCACCACCCAAGAGGCCCTCCAAACTGCTATTATGCACAGACTTTGA